The sequence GGACGTGGCGCGCGCCGTGGCCGCGCAGCACAACTGTCAGGGCGCGCGGGGCATGTACGGCGAGGCGTGCGGGGCGTGCCCGTCGTGCCGGGCGCTGGCGGCGGGCGCGCACCCGGACCTGCTGCTCGTCGAGCCGCGCGCGACGACCACCACCGGCAAGGCCGCGCGCCGCAAGCTGATTCCCATCGGCGCGGTGCTGTCCGCCCGCGACAAGAGCCGCGAGTACGAGACGCACGTGTTCGAGTTCCTGGAGGTCCGCCCCACCTTCAGTCGGCGCGTCGTGATCGTGAACGGCGCCGAGCACCTGGGTCCCGAGGCCGCGAACGCCCTGCTGAAACTGGTGGAGGAACCCCCGCACGGGGCGCTGTTCGTGTTCCTCGCGGAGGACCTGCGGTCGGTGCTGCCCACCATCGTCAGCCGCAGCGCCCGCCTGACCGTCGCGCCCGCCAGCGACCCGGCGCTGGAACGCGCCCTGATGCGGGCCGGGCAGGCACCGGACCCGGAACTCGTGGCGTTCGCCGCGGGGCGCGCCGGGGTGCTGAACGATCCGGACACCGTGCGCGGGGCGTTGCAGGACGCGCGGGAACTCACGAACGCGCTGGGCGAGAGCCTGCTGGCCGCGCTGGAGGCCGCCGAGGCGCTGGAGAAACGCTTCGACCCGGCGTGGCATCCCGAGGCGCTGCGCTTCACGTGGCGGGACCAGCCGCCGCACGTCCGCGCGCGTGCGGATACCGCCCTGACCGCCGTGCAGGAGGCGCTGGAGGCGTACGCGAGTCCCAGCCTGAGCTTCCAGGTGTTCGCGCTGGCGCTGCGGGACGCGTTCGGGCACGCCTGAACCGGACGGTCCCCCGGCGTAGACTGCCGGGCATGAGTGCTCCTTTCACGCATGGCGCGCTGCGCCTCTGGTCGGTGCCGACCGGTCCCATTCAGGAGAACGCGGTCCTGATCGCCGGGGCTCAGCAGGAGGGGTTCCTGATCGACCCGGGCGACGACGCGGACCGCCTGCTGACGCTGGTGCGCGGGTCGGGCGTGACGGTGCGGGGCATCCTGCTCACGCACGCGCACTTCGATCACATCGGGGCGGTGCAGCCGCTGCGCGAGGCGCTGCAGGTGCCGGTGTGGCTGCACCCGGCGGACCTGCCGCTGTACCGGGCAGGCGCGCAGAGTGCGGCCCGCTGGAACCTCCCGTTCGTCCAGCCCGCCGATCCCGACCATGAGATCACGCCGGGGCAGGCGTTCACGGCGGGCGACCTGACCCTCACGGCGCGGTTCCTGCCGGGGCACGCGCCGGGTCACGTGGTGTTCACTGCGCCGGGCCTCGTGGTGGCGGGGGACACGCTGTTCCGGGGTGGGATCGGCCGCACGGACCTGCCGGGCGGGAACCACCAGCAGCTCCTGGCGGGCATCCGCGAGCAGCTGCTGACCCTGCCGGGCGACACGGTGGTGTACCCAGGTCACGGGCCGCGCACGACGGTCGCCACGGAAGCGCAGACGAACCCGTTCCTGCAATGAGAAGGGCGCCGCCCCCGTTCACCGGGGGCAGCGCTGATCTGGAAGAGGTTAGAAGCCGCTGACGTTCAGGCGGCCACCGGTGACGGTCTTGCCGCTGAGGCTGGGGGTGGGCGTGGCGCTGCTCAGGATCGCGGCGCGGATCTGCGCGGCGGTGGCGTTCGGGTTGAGGCTGGCGTACAGGGCGACGCCGCCCGTGACGTGCGGGGTGGCCATGCTGGTGCCGTTGTAGCTGCTGTACTTGTTGTACGGCACGCTGCTCATGATCGCCACGCCGGGCGCGCCGATGTCCACGCTGGTCTTCCCGTACTGGCTGAAGGAAGCCAGCGCGCCGGCCTTGTCGATGGCGGCCACGGCGATCACGGCGTCATACCCGGCGCCGGCGGTCGTGTCGTAGTTGCTGGGGTAGCTGGCGGTCACGTCGTTGTCGGTGCCGCTGTTGCCGGCGGCCGCGACGAACAGGATGTTCGCCTTGGCGGCGCGCACGACGGCCTCGTACATGGCCTGGCTGTAACCGCCGCCGCCCCAGCTGTTGTTCGTGGCGACGATGTTCAGCCCGTGGCGCGTCTTGAGGTCCGTGAAGTAGTCCACGGCCTTGATCGCGTCGGCGGTGTTCCCGCCGCGGCGGCCCAGGAACTTGCCGCTGATGAACGTCACGTTGTGGTTCACGCCGACCACGCCGCCGTCGTTCGCGGTGCCGCCGATCGTTCCGGCGACGTGCGTGCCGTGCGAGTCCAGGCTGCCGCGCGTACCGCCGTCGTAGACGCTGTTGTCGTTGTTCGCGAAGTCCCAGCCGCGCGTGTCGTCCACGTAGCCGTTGCCGTCGTTGTCGCGCCCGTCGGCCGGGTCGTAGGGGTTCAGCCAGGCGTTGTTCTTCAGGTCGGGGTGGTCGAACTGGTAGCCCTCGTCGATGATGCCCACGTACACGCTGTCACTGCCGGTCTTCCCGGCGGCCCAGGCGGTCTCGGCGCCCGAGCCGAAGTTGCCTTTCATGCCCCACAGGGTGCCGTCCGCGAAGTAATTGTCGGTCGGTGCGGCCTGGGTCTGGTAGGTCCAGTTGGGTTCCGCGAAGCGCACGAGGCCGCTGGCCTGCAGTTGCTGCGCCTTGGCCGTCACGCTCTGCCCGTCGGTGATCTGGGCGCGCAGCAGCGCGGCGCCGTTCACGGTGGCCAGGGTCTCGACGCTCTGCACGCCCAGCGCACTGAGGCTGGTCAGGGCCTGGCTGCTGAGGCCGCCCTTGAGCTGGACGAGCAGTTCGCCGTCCACGTAGGCGGGCGTGCTGGCCTGGGCGGCGTCGGGCGCGACCGCGACCTGGGGGGACGTCTGACCGCAGGCGGCCAGGAGGACGGAGAGGGTCAGCAGGCCAAACAGACGGGTACGGTTCATGCAACCTCCGGCGTGAGCAGGCGCGGGGCCGGTCACGGTGAGTGGGGCGTTGGAAAACGGTCTGGAAACCATAGGCTGATGTTCAGGTGGTCGTTTGTGAAGCGTATTTCATTGGGGACACACCCTCCCGGGGGGGGTGCGGGTGGGTGAGACAGAACCTGTGCGCTCAGACCGTTCAGACCGGAGGTGTCTGCCGGGTCGACCCGTGTAACAATGCAGGGCGTGATGCCAGGAACAGGTCTGGGGCCGGGCGCGCAGGCGGCGTCCGGGCTCACCGACGTCAGTTACAGCACGAACACTGCCAACGCCCTGATTCACCTGTACCGCGCCGAGGTCGGCAAGATGACCGCGTACCGGCAGCGGCTGGACATGACCACGAACTGGTCGGTGGTGACCACGGCGGGTCTGTCGTCCTTCGCGCTGGGGGACGTGAACAACAGCCACGCGACGTTCCTGTTCGCGATGTTCATGAACTACTTCTTCCTGCGCCTGGAAGCGCGGCGGTTCCGCACGTACGAGATCGCCCACCACCGCGTGCGGATCATGGAGCGTTTCTTCTACCCGGCGATGCTGGGCGACCGCGTGGACCCCGGCTGGCACCAGCTGCTCCTGGCTGAACTGGGCAAGCCGCGCAGCCCCATGAGCCGCGCGGACGCGCTGGGCTGGCGCCTGAACCGCAACTACCTGTGGATCTACGCCGCGGTGCTGGCCGCGTGGTTCGCGAAACTGGACCTCGCGCAGCCCAAGGGGTGGGTGCTGGAATTCCCGGCGGCGTTCTCCCTGGCGGACATCGGGAACTTTCCCGGCTGGCTGGTGTTCACGCTCGTGGGGGCCTTCTACGTGCACCTGATCGCCCTGGCCGCCCGTGCGGCGCGCACCTACCCGCTGGAAGAGGGCTGACCCGCCCCTGCCGTGACGACCGCGCGGACCTGAGCCTCGCGCCACACCTGCGCGCCCAGCAGTGCCAGCACCTGAACGCCCAGGCTGCGCGCGTACCAGTGCGGGCGCCCCGCGAGGACGCACGCGCCCAGCAGCAGGAACTGCGAGCTCAGGCCCAGGTTCGCGCTCAGGGCAGTCACGGGCAGCGGCGTGTAGGCCTGCCGCTCCTGCGGGGTGGGGGGGTGCGGGCGCGTCACGCGGCGCAGGCGGGCCTGGAACAGGGCGTCCAGCGCCCACTCCTGCGGGATGAAGTACGCGCCGTAGACGGCCTTCAGGGCCCGCAGCACCCCCGGGTGGTCCCCGCCCTGTGCGGCGTCCTCGCGGAACACCTCGCCCCGCGCGGCGCGGTACTCGCGTTCCCACACGAAATCCACGGTCAGGATCAGGCTCTGCAGCAGCGTGACCGGCACCCCGGCGTTCCCGAGGACCGCCACGTTCAGCGCGAGATTCACCAGCAGGTCCCCCTCGGTGTCCAGGTACCGGCCGGTCTCGGTGGTCTGCCCGGTCGCGCGGGCCAGCTGTCCGTCCAGACCGTCCAGCAGCGTCTTGACCTGCAGGAGCAGCGCGGGTCGCAGGCGTTCGCCGCGCCGGATGAGCAGCGCGGCGTACAGGCCCAGGGCGGTGTGGAGCAGCACCACGTGCTGCGGGTTGACGTTCCGCCGCGCCAGGGGCGGCACCAAGGTCTGGGCGGCCGGTCGGAACAGCCGTTCGCTCGCCCACTCGCGCGCCGGACGGGCCTTGCGCGTGCGGGCGAGCCCGGACTCTATCGGCGGCCCCCGTACTTGGGTGCGCCCTTGCGAACACCGGCGTAGCGGTTGCGTTCCTTGCGGCGCTGCGCGCTGCTGCCCTGCGCGGCCTTGCCGGGCACGGCCGCGGCCGGGGCGCGCCGGGGCGCGAAGGTGTCCATCGTCAGGAAGCGCGCGGCGGGAATGTACAGCAACAGCACGAACAGCAGGCTGCCCCACCAGGTGTTCAGGGTGTCCTTCAGCGGCGTCAGTTGCAGCAGCCCACTCAGGAGCGTGGCGACCAGCGCGAACAGCATGACCCGCGCCGTGAGTTTCAGCATCTTGCCCGCCGTGAAGCCCGGCGCGGGGTCCGGGGTGGTCAGCCAGCGCCAGAGGTTCACGCGCCGCTCTCCCCGGTCGGTTCGGCCTCAGTCGGCCCGGCTGTGGCGGAGCGGGCCGCGCCGCCCAGCGTCACGCGGTCCCGGAACGCCGCGAGTTCCGGGAAGTCCGTCTGTCCGTCCGCGCTGAGCAGCAGCGTCGGCTTGTGCTGCCGCTCCGCGAGGCGACCCAGTGCGGTCGCGGTCGAACCGTCCCGCGCGCCGCTCACGAAGAGGAAGCCCTTCACGGCGCCCTTGCCACCCAGCATGGATACCGCGCCGAACAGCTCGCGGTCCCCGGGGGTCGCGCGGGGCTGCTCCAGGCGCTCGGCGCGTTTCAGGACGTCCGCGACCGGCAGCTCGTGACTGAACACGGCGTGCAGGCCCAGGTCATCCAGCGCCGCGCGCAGCGGCCCCTGCACCAGCGGTTCGCTCAGCAGGGCGCGCGGGCCGATCACGGCGACCGTCACGCGGCTCGCGCGGGTCAGGGCCGGCTGCGAGGCGCGCGGATCCTGCGCCATGGGGCGCACCTTCTCCAGCGCCAGCCGCACCCGACCGGCGTTCTGCGACACGCGCAGGCCCAGTTCAGTCGCCGCGCCTTCCAGGCCATCGGGGCCGTCGGGCACGCTGATCAGGGTGGGCAGGCCGCTGATGCGCCGCGCGAGCAGGTCCGGCAGCGCCTCGCTCCACGCGTCGCCGCTCACGGCGGGCCACTGCGGGAGCAGCACGGCGTCCAGGCGGCCCATCGACAGGATGCGCCCCAGCGTCAGCTGCACGCTCAGCGGTTCGTTCGGGAGGCTCTCGCGGCCCAGCGCCAGCGCCTCCGCGTCGTCCAGGGCGGGAAGAACCGGCTCGGAGCCCAGTTCCTTCAGGAACGCCGACCAGTAGCCCGGCAGGCGCGCGGCGTGAGTTTCAAGCAGACCAACCCTCATTCTGAACAGTGTACGCGTGCGCGGCGGGGTCAGGTGTCCGCCCGCCGGGAAGGCTGCGCTCAGCCGCTCCCCTCCTGCGCGTCCACCTTGCCCTCCTGCTTGGCCTGCGTGGCCTGCTCGGCGACCTCGACCTCGTGATCGTCGATGTGGCGCTGCTCGGTGTGGTTCTCGAACAGTTCCTGCCGGGCGCGCACCTTCGACTGCGGCTGCCCCAGGTCCGAGCCGCTGCCCCGGTGCACCCGCTGGAAGAACACCAGTGCGCCCCCCGCCAGCGCCAGCGCGCCCGCGAAGTACAGGGTGTCCAGCGGTTTCTCCCAGCGCACGAAATGCTCCAGGAACGTCACGCCTAGAATCACGATGATCACCGACACGACCTTCTGCTCCAGGTCCGCGAGACTCTCGACACCCAGCGCGGACGTCAGGTTCAGCGGCGTGATGAACAGCGAGTACAGGCCCACCCCGATCAGGTAGAACACCACCGCCTTGAGCATGGTGCTCACGATCTCCAGGAACTCCACGGCGATGTTGCCCTCCTGACTGGCGATGCCCTGCGTGAACGTGTCCCGCCAGGAATCGTAGATGGTGTGCAGCGCCAGCAGCGTGCCCTGCAGGAACAGGCTGAACGACACGAGGAGCACGGCGATCACCGCGATCAGCACCACGAACCGCGTGCGGCCGATGATCTCGCTGAACCACTCGCGTTTGGACGGTTCGGGATTCGGGGAGCGCGGGGCGGGGGAGGAGCGGGTCACGCCCTCCATCATGGCGTTCCCCCGGCGCGGGCCGTGCGGGCCGGGCTTCACGCTTGCCTGAACGTCCGCCGCGCTGCCAGACTGCCCGGCGTGACTGCCGCGCCTGACCGCCCCACTCTCCCTGAATCCCTGAAACGCGTGCTGCCCGCCGCCCGCTGGGAACGCGTGAGCGGCGGCCAGAGCGGCGCGCAGGTCTGGACATCCACCCGCTACGTGCTGAAGGTGCAGCCCCGCACCCCGCACGCCGCGAGCACCCTGCAGCAGGAACGCGAGCGGCTCCGCTGGCTGGCCGGGCGCATCCCCGCCCCGCAGGTCGTGGCCTTCGAGACCGAGGGAGACCGGGACTTCCTGGCCATGACCCGCCTGACTGGCATTCCCATGAGCCACCCCGACGCCCGGCTGCACCCCGAACGGGTCGTGAACCTCCTGGCGCGTGCGCTGCGGGAACTACATGCCCTGCCCATCCGTGACTGCCCGTTCCGGCAGACGCTGGACGTCACCCTGCCCCTGGCCCGCGAACGCGTGCAGGCCGGACTGATCGACGGCAGCGACTTCGACGACGACCACGCCGGACGCAGCGCCGTGCACGTCTTCAACGAACTGGCCCGCACCCGCCCCGCCCGGGACGACCTCGTGGTCGCGCACGGCGACGCCACGTTGGACAACATCATCCTGAACGGCGAGTACGTGGAAGGCCTGATCGACGTGGGCCGCCTCGGCATCGCCGACCGGCACGCCGACCTGGCGCTGGCCCACCGCAGCGTCCGCAGTGAGCTGGGCGAACGCTACGCCGGGATGTTCCTCGATCTGTACGGCCGCGCCCTCGTGGACGACACGAAACTCGCTTACTACCGCCTGCACGACGAACTGTTCTGAATGGGTTGTGGGCTGTGGGGTGTGGGAGAAGATCGAATCCCACAGCCCACTCCCTGCCCTTACGCCTTGACCCAGCTGCGGAGGTAGTCGGCGACGAGTTCGCTGACGTTCACGCCGTCGCGGGTGGCCTTCTCGATCTGGGCGGCCTTCTCCTCGCGGGTGATGGGGAGCCAGAGGGCCACGTACTCCTGGCCGCCTTCCTGCTTGAATTCCCCGCCCAGTTCATCGCGCTGCACGAATCCGGTCTTCTCCATGTCTTCCTCCCCGGCCTGCATCAGCCAGTGGGTCACGCGGGCTTTCAGGAAACGCCACTCCCGGCCGACCTTGCGGCCCGGGATCTCACCGCTGCGCACCAGGGTGTACGCGGTGGTTTCGCTCACCTTCAGATAGGCGGCCAGTTCCTCCAGGGTCAGGACCTCGTCCGTGGGGGTCGTTACTTCGTTCATTCCGGCACCTCCTCTCAGGTGAGGTTATCTTGCGCTATCTGATGCTTAGTGTCAATAGATGGTGCAAGATGGCATCAGCTGATACTGAATGCGCTTCGTCGCATGCCCCCCGGTCTGCCCGGCCCACCCGTGCTCTACTCGGGCTCATGCGCACCCTCGGCCGACTCGTCTCCCGGCACCCCTGGGCGGTGCTGCTCGCGTGGCTGCTCGCCGCCGCCCTCAGCCTCCCCTTCGCTGCCCGCGCCCCCGCCGCCCTGACCGCCGACCCCGCCGGAGGCCTGACCGGGTCCGAAGCCACCCGCGTCACCGACCTCCTGCGCGACCGCTTCGGGGAACGCGACACGAACACCGTCGTCCTCGTCACCCGCAGCACCCCACCCCTGGGCACCCGCGAGGGCGACGCCACCTACCAGCGCTTCCTGGACGGCCTGGAAGACGTGCCCGGCGTCACCCGCGTCACCCCCGCGCAGGGCGGCGGCCCCTACCGCACCCGCTCGGCGGACGGCACCCTGGCCCTGACCCTCGCGCAGATCCCACTGCTCGACGGCGCGAGCGACACCCTGCGCCGCGTGCGTGCCTACACCGACCGCGCCGAGAGCGCCGCGCTGGACATCCGCGTCACCGGCGGGCAGGCCATTGCCGACGACTTCACCCACTTCGCCGAGAGCGACACCAAACGCAGCGAACTCGTCGCCCTGCCCCTGATCGGCGCGCTGCTGCTCGTCGTGTTCGGCGCGCTCGTCGCCACCGGCCTCCCATTGGCCGTCGGGATGCTCAGCATCAGCGTCGCCATGGCCGCCCTGTACGGCCTGACGCACGTCATGGACGTCAGCACCTTCGCGCAGAGCGTCATCACCATGCTCGGCCTGGGCGCCGGGATCGACTACGCCCTGCTGATGGTCAACCGCTTCCGCGAGGAACTGAACCGCACGCCCGACCCGCGCCTCGCCGCCGAACGCACCGTCCACACCGCCGGGCGCAGCGTCACCTTCAGTGGCTTGACCGTCGCCATCGCCATGGCAGGCCTGATCCTCCCCCCGATCGCGTTCGTGCGGTCCATCGGCATCGGCGGGGTGCTGGCCGTGCTGCTGACCGTCCTCG comes from Deinococcus sedimenti and encodes:
- a CDS encoding APH(3') family aminoglycoside O-phosphotransferase, translated to MTAAPDRPTLPESLKRVLPAARWERVSGGQSGAQVWTSTRYVLKVQPRTPHAASTLQQERERLRWLAGRIPAPQVVAFETEGDRDFLAMTRLTGIPMSHPDARLHPERVVNLLARALRELHALPIRDCPFRQTLDVTLPLARERVQAGLIDGSDFDDDHAGRSAVHVFNELARTRPARDDLVVAHGDATLDNIILNGEYVEGLIDVGRLGIADRHADLALAHRSVRSELGERYAGMFLDLYGRALVDDTKLAYYRLHDELF
- a CDS encoding S8 family peptidase, whose product is MNRTRLFGLLTLSVLLAACGQTSPQVAVAPDAAQASTPAYVDGELLVQLKGGLSSQALTSLSALGVQSVETLATVNGAALLRAQITDGQSVTAKAQQLQASGLVRFAEPNWTYQTQAAPTDNYFADGTLWGMKGNFGSGAETAWAAGKTGSDSVYVGIIDEGYQFDHPDLKNNAWLNPYDPADGRDNDGNGYVDDTRGWDFANNDNSVYDGGTRGSLDSHGTHVAGTIGGTANDGGVVGVNHNVTFISGKFLGRRGGNTADAIKAVDYFTDLKTRHGLNIVATNNSWGGGGYSQAMYEAVVRAAKANILFVAAAGNSGTDNDVTASYPSNYDTTAGAGYDAVIAVAAIDKAGALASFSQYGKTSVDIGAPGVAIMSSVPYNKYSSYNGTSMATPHVTGGVALYASLNPNATAAQIRAAILSSATPTPSLSGKTVTGGRLNVSGF
- a CDS encoding YqhA family protein; this encodes MEGVTRSSPAPRSPNPEPSKREWFSEIIGRTRFVVLIAVIAVLLVSFSLFLQGTLLALHTIYDSWRDTFTQGIASQEGNIAVEFLEIVSTMLKAVVFYLIGVGLYSLFITPLNLTSALGVESLADLEQKVVSVIIVILGVTFLEHFVRWEKPLDTLYFAGALALAGGALVFFQRVHRGSGSDLGQPQSKVRARQELFENHTEQRHIDDHEVEVAEQATQAKQEGKVDAQEGSG
- a CDS encoding MBL fold metallo-hydrolase, whose translation is MSAPFTHGALRLWSVPTGPIQENAVLIAGAQQEGFLIDPGDDADRLLTLVRGSGVTVRGILLTHAHFDHIGAVQPLREALQVPVWLHPADLPLYRAGAQSAARWNLPFVQPADPDHEITPGQAFTAGDLTLTARFLPGHAPGHVVFTAPGLVVAGDTLFRGGIGRTDLPGGNHQQLLAGIREQLLTLPGDTVVYPGHGPRTTVATEAQTNPFLQ
- a CDS encoding DNA polymerase III, which codes for MTAADLHGPLLEQTGAFRGNALLLTGPARVGKLDVARAVAAQHNCQGARGMYGEACGACPSCRALAAGAHPDLLLVEPRATTTTGKAARRKLIPIGAVLSARDKSREYETHVFEFLEVRPTFSRRVVIVNGAEHLGPEAANALLKLVEEPPHGALFVFLAEDLRSVLPTIVSRSARLTVAPASDPALERALMRAGQAPDPELVAFAAGRAGVLNDPDTVRGALQDARELTNALGESLLAALEAAEALEKRFDPAWHPEALRFTWRDQPPHVRARADTALTAVQEALEAYASPSLSFQVFALALRDAFGHA
- a CDS encoding helix-turn-helix domain-containing protein yields the protein MNEVTTPTDEVLTLEELAAYLKVSETTAYTLVRSGEIPGRKVGREWRFLKARVTHWLMQAGEEDMEKTGFVQRDELGGEFKQEGGQEYVALWLPITREEKAAQIEKATRDGVNVSELVADYLRSWVKA
- a CDS encoding DUF2270 domain-containing protein — protein: MPGTGLGPGAQAASGLTDVSYSTNTANALIHLYRAEVGKMTAYRQRLDMTTNWSVVTTAGLSSFALGDVNNSHATFLFAMFMNYFFLRLEARRFRTYEIAHHRVRIMERFFYPAMLGDRVDPGWHQLLLAELGKPRSPMSRADALGWRLNRNYLWIYAAVLAAWFAKLDLAQPKGWVLEFPAAFSLADIGNFPGWLVFTLVGAFYVHLIALAARAARTYPLEEG
- a CDS encoding CDP-alcohol phosphatidyltransferase family protein, translated to MPPLARRNVNPQHVVLLHTALGLYAALLIRRGERLRPALLLQVKTLLDGLDGQLARATGQTTETGRYLDTEGDLLVNLALNVAVLGNAGVPVTLLQSLILTVDFVWEREYRAARGEVFREDAAQGGDHPGVLRALKAVYGAYFIPQEWALDALFQARLRRVTRPHPPTPQERQAYTPLPVTALSANLGLSSQFLLLGACVLAGRPHWYARSLGVQVLALLGAQVWREAQVRAVVTAGAGQPSSSG